CACCAATCTGAGCATACCCATTTATCAAAGCATTCCATGTCacaacatcagtgtgtggcattctATTGAATATGATCAGTGCCAAACTAAAAATCCCACATTTAGCATACATGGTTACTAGAGCTGTTCCCGCTGATACATCAGAATCAATATCAGCCTTAACAGCATAGCAGTGTATGCTCTTACCTAATTTCAGAGAAGATGGTTCTGCACAAGCTGAAAGGACACTCACCAGAGTAACCCCATTTggtttcaaattttcattttgcaTATCGCGGAATAGAGAGAGTGCTTCTTCAGGAAACCCAGATTGGACAAAAGCAGCTATCAATGCAGACCAAGCAACCAAATCTCTTTCCCCAAGCCCATCAAACAGTTGCTTGGATTTTTCTAATTCTCCGCATTTTGCATACATGGTCACAATAGGCGTAGCAACCAAAACATCTGAATCAATCCCTTGTTGCATAGCACAGTCATGGACCTCTTTGCCTTTCTCCAAATCTCTTGTTTCTGCAGCAGCCAAAACAGCACTCACTGCAGATACCTTGTTTATCTTCAAATTCTCTCTTTTTATCTGATAAAATAACTCTAAAACCTCACAAAACTGTCCATTGTGTGCATACCCTGCCATCATTGTTCCCCATGAAATATCATCCCTGCTGTCCATCCCATTAAAAACCCGACGAGCAACATCTACATGACCACACTTAGAGTACATATCAATCATCCCATTTACAACAGAATTTGAAACCACCCTCCTAACCACATACCCGTGAATAGACCTACACGACTTAATATCCGATAATTTACAAACTGCTGGGAACAAGTTCAACAAGCTCACTGAACTGGGCTGCATGCCACCCAGTTGCATACTCCGAAAAACTTCTAAAGCCTCATAAGGATCCAAACTTTGAGACAAGCCCGCAATAATTGCGTTCCAAGCCACAACATCCTTTTTGGGCATTTTCTCAAACACCTCCCACGCACACCTTAAATTACCCGTTTTACAGAACATATCAATAAGGCCAGTCCCAATAAACACATCGCGTCCCAGTCCCTTCTGGGCTATTTCACCGTGAATACGAATGCCCTCTTGCAAGTCCAAAGATCCAGTACAAGCTTTCAAAACAAAAGTGAACGTATACTTGTCTGGCACTAATCCGTTTTCCAACATGCAATGGTATAGTTCTAGAGCTTCTCTGTGATTGTTTGATCGAGTGTAAGCTCTGATCATGGAGTTCCACACAATCAAACCTGGATTTGGCGCAGAATCAAATACAAACCGAGCAAGGTCGCATTTGCGGAAGGAAGAGTAGGAATTTATGAGATGGGTCAGTGTGAAATTGTCTTTTCGGAAGCCGCAGACAATTAAGCGGGCATGAAGTTGAAGGAGAGATTTCAAGTGTTTGAAGGAAGGAAGGAGGCGAATGTGAGAATAGGGGGAATGCCGGGGAGTGCTGGAGAACAAAACAGGAACTTCAGATACTGTTGGTGCTAGAGAATGGAAAGGTTTACGCAGTGCAAGTGTAGTCATCATCGTTTAGAGATGCTTCATGGATGCCTATTGCCTAATGCCTAATAAGCAACTAATGCTTTTGCTCTATATTGTTTGGAAGTAGCAAGGCGGTAACGAAACATCAAACCACCAAAGCCACCAAACTAGTTCGTCCGCAGCGGTCTGCTTGAAGAGATATAGAGGGAAGAGTGGAAGATGGGGAGAACCAAAGAAAAAATTGTCATTTTTCTAGTTTTTGCCGGTTTGGACCTGTTTATGGTACTTCTcgcttaaaataaatattttaataccaAATACTTATTGTAAtgagtatttttataaaattatctttttaaaaattatagtaaATTTTGATAGATAATCTAAGATAACTTTTTAATCACTTATAAGTGACACAATTCATAAATGAGGTCAATTTtacaaatataagaaatttagtgataattctataatttaaaaaatatataaaaaataattttattttattatatattataatatatattagttatcaatgaaacataattcaattctaAAAGTAAGAAGAAAAACCATTAATTAATTTAaactaatattaaaatataaaatactaatttaattaataatattattctaacataaattaatatgataatcatcttttataaatattaattaagaaCAAGTTcattgttaatcaaaaaataatattatattatttttacttgattaaaatctttaaattttaattaaaaataacaattaatataattattaactaaattattaattaaaaaattaatcatataaaatataattaaattctagaataaataaaagaaccatctataaatttaaattaacattaaataagctaaaatttttaatttagttattaataatatttttaacatatattaatgTGATAATCTCATGTTATAAATAtgcattaataacaagattatagttaattaataaataatattatattattttctataaatttaaattaccattaaataaactaaaatttttagtttagttattaatattatttttaccataaattaatgtgataaccacatgttataaatatacattaataacaagactacttattgatttaaattaatattttaaatttaattaataaaattattttatcataattttatttgatagtaatatgttataaaagAGAGAGGTTTGTGTcattttaataattttgaaagaaagtttataaaatttaaaccTCCTTTATGAGAGAATATCTTGCACCTGATGTAGGACGAGGTAGGATGGCCTAGTCCTATGGTTTCAACCctcaatcaacacatacgtgAGAAACACTTTAAACTAAGAATTGAACCAACCaaacttaaacaaaataaatcatgttataattcacatgtccaaggattttgaaaaggtaaataatttgatttgtaatccaatcTCAAAGGTTCTTTTACTAGGAATCAAGTATTATGCTATGAAAatgttattcaatcattcaaaaaTATAAGTCTATgtataaatgttgaaaatttaaagTTCTGGGTGAGTTAATGTGTTTGTAAGTTGTGAGCATTTAAGtcttgtgtctcccatgcttgtataAGAAGTGTAAATGAGTTTAGTTGGCTGGTCTCAAGTGAATAAGTgtataaatgctgaaaatttaaaattctggGTGACTTTAGTTGACTGTTCTCAAGCAATTTAAGGGTTGATTAAAAACAATCTTATCGTGGGAAAATCACTGGATAACTTACTATTGTTCACCACAAATCCGAATCACAATAGAGAAAACCTTGAAATAACTTTGAATAATGAAAGTGTTGTTGTCGTATGTGTATGAAATGGCGTGAGAAGGTAAGAGATGGTGAAGAAGTGTTGGATAACTAGTGGTCTCACACCACCTAATCTCCGAGGAGAACGTcgtagcctctcgccactcaatctCAAGGATTGGAACAAAGCTTAATAGTTTCAATAAAGGAAATTCCTTTTTTATATTCAATATCAAAGCTCTTATAATGGAGATATATAAACTTAGTATAAAGAGACAAGACACTAAACTCACTTACACTTCtcatacaagcatgggagacacaagaCTTAAATGCTCACAACTTACAAATACATTAACTCACACAACTTACTAGACTCTTACACATATACTTGCAAACTTGGTTGCaatattacacattaaataaaGTCAAAAAGAAGCTTAATCCGTATAGGGCCATCTGGAACTCGAGCTCGTTTGTGTTGGTATTCAGACGACAGTATTTTCGACTAGTTTGCAGCCCCAAGGCTCCTAGTCGCACTCCTGGTTGAAGTTCTCGAGAATTTTTTCATAGTGCAGGCGACCTAGTAGCACCTCATGGTGTTCTGGTCGCGCCCTAGTCGAGATTCTCAGTAAAATCAGTGAATTGCTGATGGATAATTTTAGTTGCGAACACCTTTTAGTATTTAGGGCATAAATTCTACTAGAGAACTCCAAATAGGACAATCTTGGTATCAAAAAAAGCTAACAAAATTTCCCACAACTTTGTGTTCAACCCATTTTAATATGGGAAAGTTTTGATAGAGAAATTTGCACATCAATTCATAGGTTCCTGCAAAACAGTACATTTGGAGGTCttccacgtgtcaccatatcgGCGAAGGAAATGGGTGAGGCCTATTGATCCCCATCAGTACCTCCCTATTCAATTAGATTTATTTCTAACCTTCTTTTAGAACCTTGGGTTGGGAGGAGGGGGGCTTGTAACATATAATATGGTATCATAACTCTTGCAAATGCTGAAGTAGGGGTGTACGATCGGTCAGTTTGGCCAATTCAGTCAACTAaccgaattttttggttaatCCCACcctataaccgaaccgaccaaattgAACTCTTTAACTGAACTGTACCTAACCAGACCAGACCAAAtttttgggtaattcggttaatcgaatttaatcaaataaat
This region of Malania oleifera isolate guangnan ecotype guangnan chromosome 10, ASM2987363v1, whole genome shotgun sequence genomic DNA includes:
- the LOC131165556 gene encoding pentatricopeptide repeat-containing protein At2g39620; translated protein: MMTTLALRKPFHSLAPTVSEVPVLFSSTPRHSPYSHIRLLPSFKHLKSLLQLHARLIVCGFRKDNFTLTHLINSYSSFRKCDLARFVFDSAPNPGLIVWNSMIRAYTRSNNHREALELYHCMLENGLVPDKYTFTFVLKACTGSLDLQEGIRIHGEIAQKGLGRDVFIGTGLIDMFCKTGNLRCAWEVFEKMPKKDVVAWNAIIAGLSQSLDPYEALEVFRSMQLGGMQPSSVSLLNLFPAVCKLSDIKSCRSIHGYVVRRVVSNSVVNGMIDMYSKCGHVDVARRVFNGMDSRDDISWGTMMAGYAHNGQFCEVLELFYQIKRENLKINKVSAVSAVLAAAETRDLEKGKEVHDCAMQQGIDSDVLVATPIVTMYAKCGELEKSKQLFDGLGERDLVAWSALIAAFVQSGFPEEALSLFRDMQNENLKPNGVTLVSVLSACAEPSSLKLGKSIHCYAVKADIDSDVSAGTALVTMYAKCGIFSLALIIFNRMPHTDVVTWNALINGYAQIGEPYHAMEMFHKLRLSGMHLDPGTMVGVLPACALLDDLEQGVYIHGQIIKSGFESDYHVKNALIDMYAKCGSLSSAEFLFNETGFSKDEVSWNVMIAGYMQNGHAKEAISTFHRMKSENFRPNLVTLVSVLPAAAYLAALREGMSIHAFVVQKGFQSNTLIGNSLIDMYAKCGRLDFSQFFFDEMNNKDKVSWNALLAGYAIHGCGDRAIELFSLMQENNAEFDSVSFLSILSACRHAGLVEEGRQIFYLMREKHHLEPGLEHYACMVDLLGRAGLFDESSGFIRRMPIEPDAGVWGALLGACRMHNNVKLGEVALDNLVKLEPGNPAHYIVLSSIYEQSGRWGDAGSTRSKMNETGLKKTPGCSWVEIKNKVHLFRVGDKSHPEFESMGLLWNNLLKRMEQMGYAPDRSCVLKNVEEEDKELFLYSHSERLAITFALLNTEPKSMIQIVKNLRFCADCHITTKFISKIMNRKIIVRDATRFHHFEDGVCSCKDYW